A section of the Zavarzinella sp. genome encodes:
- the nuoH gene encoding NADH-quinone oxidoreductase subunit NuoH, giving the protein MTVEALLFSLGLIVVVLAAILGSVAYLTLAERKISAYVQDRVGPNRVGPWGLLQPMVDGIKFFFKEDLIPRHVDRVFYFLAPAVGVITALLAFSVVPFAPTPPPPNPTAINENLSESVATHEKVVEEYRTQRLWAVAPGLDVGILMSFAIASLVVYGVILGGWSSNSKYSLLGSLRASAQIISYEIPLGMSVLAVFLIAGSVNLEKIAAWQGTNGWFILYQPLGFVLFMISVYAECNRTPFDLPEAEQELVGGFHTEYGSMKLGLMLMVDYIHMITASFFLALLFCGGWHFPGISSIGGTAGIIAQFLVLGAKVFFFLMLFILVRWTIPRFKFDQLMSLAWQIMIPLCILNLLAVLCLREFGYPLWVMTPISLLLFVGAAWLTTRDKPREGKSANKASLPSSETVGVA; this is encoded by the coding sequence ATGACCGTTGAAGCTCTACTATTTTCGCTTGGCCTGATTGTGGTGGTACTTGCTGCCATTTTGGGCTCAGTTGCCTACCTGACACTGGCCGAACGGAAGATTTCCGCTTACGTTCAGGACCGAGTTGGCCCTAACCGTGTGGGCCCCTGGGGTTTGCTCCAGCCGATGGTCGATGGTATCAAGTTTTTCTTCAAAGAAGACCTGATCCCACGACATGTAGACCGTGTTTTCTACTTTCTTGCTCCTGCAGTGGGTGTGATCACTGCCTTACTGGCATTCAGCGTGGTGCCCTTTGCTCCCACTCCACCACCACCCAATCCTACGGCAATTAATGAGAATCTCTCAGAAAGTGTTGCCACCCACGAAAAAGTGGTAGAAGAATACCGCACCCAACGACTGTGGGCAGTCGCACCCGGCCTGGATGTGGGTATTTTAATGAGTTTTGCAATCGCCAGCCTGGTCGTTTATGGCGTCATCCTGGGTGGCTGGTCTTCCAACAGTAAATATTCTCTGCTCGGTTCACTTCGTGCCAGTGCTCAGATCATCAGTTACGAAATCCCACTGGGGATGTCTGTTCTGGCTGTGTTCCTGATTGCAGGCTCGGTAAATCTTGAAAAAATCGCCGCCTGGCAGGGGACGAATGGCTGGTTTATTCTGTACCAGCCACTTGGTTTTGTGCTGTTTATGATCTCCGTATATGCGGAATGTAACCGCACCCCGTTTGACCTGCCCGAAGCCGAACAGGAACTGGTGGGTGGTTTCCACACAGAATACGGCTCCATGAAACTGGGCCTGATGCTGATGGTCGACTACATCCACATGATTACCGCCAGCTTCTTCCTGGCATTGCTGTTCTGTGGTGGCTGGCACTTCCCAGGGATCAGCTCCATTGGTGGTACCGCTGGTATCATTGCACAGTTTCTGGTGCTGGGTGCCAAAGTCTTTTTCTTCCTGATGCTGTTTATTCTGGTCCGCTGGACAATCCCGCGGTTCAAGTTCGATCAGTTGATGTCGCTGGCATGGCAAATCATGATCCCGCTGTGCATCCTGAACCTGCTGGCTGTCCTTTGTCTGCGTGAGTTTGGCTACCCTCTGTGGGTGATGACGCCGATTTCCCTGCTGCTCTTTGTTGGTGCCGCCTGGTTGACCACGCGGGATAAGCCTCGCGAAGGCAAAAGTGCTAATAAAGCCAGCCTTCCTTCGTCCGAAACTGTTGGTGTAGCGTAA
- a CDS encoding NADH-quinone oxidoreductase subunit I yields MATSEKNVHWVEAPKMGLLERMYIPAVMAGLSTTVRHIFSPQVKTESYPEQEPDLPPNYRGVHRLNRDTEGRVKCVACYMCATACPAHCIDIVAAPAPTEWKDREKYPEMFVIDELRCIYCGMCEEACPVDAIELTTLYDLTGLSREEMIFDKEKLLSVFDQTTKAGTDPVRTRSGKLGPAAELPVLN; encoded by the coding sequence ATGGCGACATCCGAAAAGAATGTGCACTGGGTTGAAGCTCCCAAGATGGGCTTGCTCGAACGAATGTATATCCCCGCAGTGATGGCAGGACTTTCTACCACCGTGCGGCACATTTTCAGCCCACAGGTAAAAACGGAAAGTTACCCGGAACAGGAACCGGATCTACCCCCCAACTATCGTGGGGTGCACCGCCTGAATCGCGATACGGAAGGTCGTGTGAAGTGCGTCGCCTGCTATATGTGTGCCACCGCTTGCCCCGCACACTGCATTGATATTGTGGCTGCACCTGCACCCACCGAATGGAAAGACCGGGAAAAATATCCCGAAATGTTCGTCATCGACGAACTTCGCTGCATTTATTGCGGCATGTGCGAAGAAGCCTGCCCAGTCGATGCAATTGAACTGACCACGCTGTATGATCTTACCGGGTTAAGTCGGGAAGAGATGATTTTCGACAAAGAAAAACTGCTGAGTGTGTTTGATCAAACGACGAAAGCAGGCACCGACCCAGTCCGCACCCGTTCCGGAAAACTGGGGCCGGCTGCAGAATTACCCGTACTGAATTAA
- a CDS encoding NADH-quinone oxidoreductase subunit J: MSSVTVTTSDDVVPWTVLVPVILGGIGVLYLLPGSAVRRATGLKLLAGMLAIAGLATFLLAGLSAAFPKSAETVIFAGFSTVVVIFALNMLSTVNAARAAISFAMVILGSCGLFLLLGAPFLSAVTVIIYAGAIIVTFLFVLMLSQQDGVSSADARTREPALSVIAGFMLLGVLFVGLQRVYNTNQIDVVISEAEALATADQIPEGYVSSAPTEMGKPPAPLKAQAKAFIERAQKALIRYQPYKNLNDPDISHHLVQVDNAIKDLENSPFRDGNKEDIQTDCRTIATGLKQLRVALGNRTSTENIPVSPYGQSTLPPGVVSDQSGVVAKKLPAANVAAIGRVLFSDHLLAVEMVGTLLLVATVGAIVISSRKEGQKV; encoded by the coding sequence GTGTCTTCTGTGACTGTCACCACATCAGATGATGTCGTTCCCTGGACGGTGCTTGTACCAGTCATTCTGGGCGGTATCGGCGTGCTCTACCTGCTTCCGGGAAGTGCCGTACGACGCGCTACTGGTTTGAAGCTGCTTGCAGGCATGCTTGCAATCGCCGGGCTGGCAACCTTTTTGCTGGCTGGCCTGAGTGCAGCCTTCCCCAAATCGGCAGAAACAGTCATTTTTGCGGGATTCTCAACTGTAGTGGTGATCTTTGCACTCAACATGCTCAGCACCGTGAACGCAGCACGTGCTGCAATCTCTTTTGCCATGGTCATTCTGGGCAGTTGCGGGCTGTTTTTGCTTCTTGGTGCGCCATTTCTATCAGCCGTCACTGTGATTATCTATGCTGGTGCCATCATCGTTACCTTTCTGTTTGTCTTAATGCTTTCGCAGCAGGATGGTGTTTCCAGTGCAGATGCACGCACCCGTGAGCCAGCATTAAGTGTGATTGCTGGCTTTATGCTGTTGGGTGTGTTGTTTGTGGGATTACAGCGGGTCTACAACACCAACCAGATCGATGTGGTGATTTCAGAAGCGGAAGCACTCGCTACGGCAGATCAGATTCCAGAAGGCTATGTCTCGTCGGCCCCCACAGAAATGGGTAAGCCACCTGCACCATTGAAGGCGCAGGCGAAAGCCTTTATTGAGCGGGCTCAAAAAGCATTAATTCGATATCAACCCTATAAGAACCTGAACGATCCGGATATCAGCCATCACCTGGTACAAGTGGATAATGCAATCAAGGATCTTGAAAATTCGCCTTTCCGAGATGGCAACAAAGAAGATATTCAAACAGATTGTCGAACAATTGCGACTGGCTTGAAACAACTGCGGGTTGCTCTTGGCAACCGTACGAGCACAGAAAATATCCCTGTATCACCCTACGGTCAGTCTACGCTTCCACCGGGTGTAGTATCTGATCAATCGGGTGTGGTGGCCAAAAAGTTACCCGCAGCGAATGTTGCGGCAATTGGTCGAGTTTTATTCAGCGATCACCTGCTCGCCGTTGAGATGGTGGGCACTTTACTCCTGGTGGCTACTGTGGGGGCAATTGTGATTTCATCTCGCAAGGAAGGCCAGAAAGTATGA
- the nuoK gene encoding NADH-quinone oxidoreductase subunit NuoK: MITLQHYLAIGLILFVLGMIGFLTRRNVILMFLSAELMLQGVVINLLAFSRFHGNMHGQVFGMMIIAVAACEAGIAMALFLVLYRQKRSLDISLWQNYREDGLPESIDTEPVAPPEVEEPMPKLPVAGREPDRTKEKINV; this comes from the coding sequence ATGATCACCTTGCAACATTACCTGGCAATCGGCCTGATCCTGTTTGTGCTTGGGATGATCGGCTTTTTGACCAGACGAAACGTTATCCTGATGTTCCTGTCTGCAGAATTAATGCTGCAGGGGGTTGTCATTAACCTGCTGGCCTTTTCCCGTTTTCATGGCAACATGCATGGGCAGGTATTTGGCATGATGATCATTGCCGTGGCTGCCTGTGAAGCAGGGATTGCGATGGCGTTATTCCTGGTGCTCTACCGCCAGAAGCGATCGCTGGATATTTCGCTGTGGCAGAACTACCGCGAAGATGGACTGCCAGAATCGATCGATACGGAACCGGTTGCTCCACCGGAAGTGGAAGAGCCAATGCCGAAATTGCCTGTTGCTGGCCGCGAACCTGATCGCACGAAGGAGAAAATCAATGTTTGA
- a CDS encoding NADH-quinone oxidoreductase subunit L, producing MFEPSYLLGYVVLLPLLGAVLTALFGGVKELARFSHYPALIGAALAAICAILVAGKIADAPEQAIELSLGTWFQVEMGTSAKFSVPATLRADSLTGIMICVISFIGTWIVLFSTSYMKGETGYTRYFAVVSLFISSMLLLVTADNFLLMFAGWEGVGACSYLLVGFWYAKPAAASAARKAFLVTRLGDVGLIMGIFLFWYMGDRTTIVFNDLFATAEKMATTFPTMFPVACLLTLCGALGKSAQFPLYVWLPDAMEGPTPVSALIHAATMVTAGVYLLARCSALFILAPQIQILIAVLGGITAILAAFIALTQHDLKRVLAYSTVSQLGFMFLALGCSGAVSPTMAVLAAIFHLFTHAFFKAVLFLSAGSVMHSMHHVIDMRQFSGLRKVLPITHWTFLAGAAALAGLPLLSGFWSKDLILEAAHKAGESNAVYAGEYNLLYYGALLTAFMTAFYTFRAYFRTFWGAEKMPEAPTLTNHGQ from the coding sequence ATGTTTGAACCTTCGTATCTGCTTGGTTACGTCGTTCTGCTGCCATTGCTGGGTGCGGTTCTCACTGCACTGTTCGGTGGGGTGAAGGAACTCGCCCGCTTCAGCCATTATCCCGCGTTGATTGGTGCCGCACTTGCTGCAATCTGTGCTATTCTGGTTGCTGGCAAAATTGCCGATGCACCAGAGCAGGCGATTGAACTGTCCCTGGGGACCTGGTTTCAGGTGGAAATGGGCACCAGTGCCAAATTCTCAGTTCCTGCCACCCTGCGTGCAGATTCGCTGACAGGAATCATGATCTGTGTGATCAGTTTCATTGGCACCTGGATCGTACTGTTTTCGACTTCATACATGAAAGGCGAAACTGGCTACACCCGTTATTTTGCGGTGGTCAGTCTGTTCATTTCATCGATGTTGTTGCTGGTCACAGCGGATAACTTTCTGCTGATGTTTGCTGGCTGGGAAGGTGTGGGAGCCTGCAGTTATTTGCTGGTGGGCTTCTGGTATGCCAAACCGGCTGCCGCCAGTGCTGCCCGCAAAGCATTCCTAGTAACCCGGCTGGGCGATGTTGGCCTGATTATGGGCATTTTCCTGTTCTGGTACATGGGCGATCGCACAACAATTGTGTTCAACGACCTGTTTGCTACCGCAGAAAAAATGGCCACGACATTCCCCACCATGTTTCCGGTGGCTTGCCTGCTGACACTTTGTGGAGCCCTTGGTAAATCTGCCCAATTCCCGCTTTATGTATGGTTGCCGGATGCAATGGAAGGTCCCACGCCGGTTTCCGCACTGATCCACGCAGCAACAATGGTTACGGCAGGTGTTTATCTGCTGGCTCGCTGTTCTGCACTGTTTATCCTTGCGCCACAGATTCAGATTTTAATTGCTGTACTGGGTGGGATCACCGCCATTCTGGCAGCGTTCATCGCCCTGACTCAACACGATTTGAAACGTGTTCTGGCGTACTCAACCGTCAGCCAGCTTGGCTTTATGTTTCTGGCACTGGGTTGCTCCGGTGCAGTCTCCCCCACGATGGCCGTGCTTGCAGCAATCTTCCACCTGTTTACCCACGCATTCTTCAAAGCGGTGCTCTTCCTGTCTGCTGGCAGCGTGATGCATTCGATGCATCATGTGATTGACATGCGACAGTTTTCCGGCCTTCGCAAAGTGCTACCAATCACGCACTGGACCTTCCTAGCGGGTGCGGCAGCACTTGCAGGGTTGCCTTTGTTATCTGGCTTCTGGAGCAAAGACCTGATTCTGGAAGCGGCCCACAAAGCCGGTGAATCTAATGCCGTTTACGCTGGTGAATATAACCTCCTGTATTACGGTGCGTTGTTGACCGCCTTCATGACCGCCTTCTACACCTTCCGTGCTTATTTCCGTACCTTCTGGGGTGCGGAAAAGATGCCGGAAGCGCCCACCCTCACGAACCATGGGCAATGA
- a CDS encoding NADH-quinone oxidoreductase subunit M produces the protein MLSSDLIQRILPVLLLLPVGVAILLRFLQGNLARQAALGFAILQFVLMAVVGLGALEGVAGNPENVTQNRAGDSPNLAKFNAGPVFFPRFVPGDPGVEHPTNTTTWTILPLAKSADKSVGVQLFIGLDGINMWMLLLASFIFVSVVLFSWDAIEEQPAQYYSWLFLLYAGVLGVFLSFDLVLFYIFFELTLIPLLFLIGNWGPGPKRRDAAWKLFLYTLAGGLITLVGIVSLVMFTYQKTGELTTSIPRLIVLGQKIVASSSPDQFTSWLHTENLIFLALAAGFVVKIPLIPVHTWLPGAYTEAPTGVTVMMSALLAKMGIFGFLRILLPLTPHAAINLGVPLLGTFAAVGILYGAFCALMSTDIRRIIAYSSISHLGFCVLGILSFNEAGLAGGILHMVNHGLSTGALFLLVGLVIRRYMTANLPDMGGIWKRLPTLTFFFMVAALASVGLPGLNNFISEMLMLAGVINIRSSHVSGFAFAGIACAGIFLGAWYTLSLVKNLFFGPLKEPGNVEVKDLTTRERCAVIPLLVMCVILGVFPQLVLDSMKADVDSLSHLAMTTRLQLAR, from the coding sequence ATGTTATCATCTGATCTGATTCAACGTATCCTGCCGGTGTTACTTCTACTTCCCGTAGGGGTCGCAATCCTTCTGCGCTTCCTGCAAGGGAATCTCGCACGCCAGGCGGCACTTGGCTTTGCGATATTGCAGTTTGTGCTGATGGCAGTCGTCGGCCTGGGTGCACTGGAAGGGGTAGCAGGCAATCCCGAGAATGTCACCCAGAACCGTGCGGGTGACAGCCCGAATCTTGCAAAATTTAACGCAGGCCCCGTGTTCTTTCCACGGTTTGTGCCTGGCGACCCAGGCGTAGAACACCCCACGAATACAACGACGTGGACGATTCTGCCGCTGGCCAAATCAGCCGACAAATCTGTGGGCGTCCAGCTTTTCATCGGCCTCGACGGCATTAATATGTGGATGTTATTGCTGGCCAGTTTCATCTTCGTATCTGTGGTGCTATTTTCCTGGGATGCTATTGAAGAGCAACCTGCCCAATATTACTCCTGGTTATTCCTGCTGTACGCCGGTGTGCTGGGAGTATTTCTCAGCTTTGATCTGGTGCTGTTCTACATCTTTTTTGAACTCACTCTGATTCCACTCCTTTTCCTGATTGGCAATTGGGGTCCAGGTCCGAAGCGACGCGATGCTGCCTGGAAACTTTTCCTCTACACTTTGGCGGGTGGGTTGATCACCCTGGTTGGTATTGTTTCTCTCGTCATGTTCACTTACCAGAAGACGGGAGAACTCACCACTTCGATCCCACGCTTGATTGTGCTGGGGCAGAAGATTGTGGCTTCCAGTTCACCAGATCAGTTCACCTCCTGGTTACACACGGAAAACCTGATATTCCTGGCACTTGCCGCCGGATTCGTGGTGAAAATCCCACTGATCCCCGTACATACCTGGTTGCCTGGTGCCTACACCGAAGCACCCACTGGGGTAACGGTGATGATGTCTGCATTACTGGCAAAGATGGGGATCTTTGGTTTCCTGCGAATTCTGTTACCTCTTACCCCGCACGCTGCCATCAACCTTGGTGTGCCGTTGCTGGGAACATTTGCCGCCGTGGGGATCCTTTATGGTGCGTTCTGTGCTCTGATGTCAACGGACATTCGCAGAATCATCGCGTATAGTTCTATCTCTCACCTCGGGTTCTGCGTGCTGGGGATTCTATCCTTCAACGAAGCGGGCCTTGCTGGTGGTATTCTGCATATGGTCAACCACGGACTCAGCACCGGGGCATTATTCCTGCTGGTTGGTCTGGTGATTCGTCGATACATGACGGCGAACCTGCCTGACATGGGTGGCATCTGGAAGCGACTGCCCACTTTGACCTTCTTTTTCATGGTGGCTGCCCTCGCAAGCGTTGGGCTGCCTGGCCTGAATAACTTTATCAGTGAAATGCTGATGCTGGCAGGTGTCATCAACATTCGCAGTAGCCATGTTTCCGGTTTTGCTTTTGCAGGAATCGCCTGTGCCGGGATCTTCCTGGGAGCCTGGTATACTTTATCGCTGGTGAAAAACCTGTTCTTTGGCCCACTGAAAGAACCGGGCAATGTTGAAGTAAAAGACCTGACCACCCGCGAACGCTGTGCAGTAATTCCGTTGCTGGTGATGTGCGTGATCCTGGGAGTCTTCCCACAACTTGTCCTGGACAGCATGAAAGCAGATGTGGATTCCTTAAGCCACCTGGCAATGACAACGCGTTTACAGTTAGCACGATAA
- a CDS encoding NADH-quinone oxidoreductase subunit N: MSIDETLQQTFRLAIPEATLVGVACVLYLLATCKVVSRQLAGVVALAGLGAALILDRTLTFPTEMIPTVAPFLPSNLATAVRWIMCISSALLILFAWSETSGHRAAEYYGSLLIATAGVSLTASANDLIALFLALEMLSIPTYVLLFLHGKDVGRTNETMIKYFMLSIFSSGLALFGLSYLYGICGSTNIAVLNSVAPVAVLAEHHTTGLIALVFMLAGIGFRITAFPFHFYAPDVYQAGPSVTVAFLAFVPKVAGFVALIKLTSFAAISGTQVGPEFLRKALLVLWVLAVVTMFAGNFMALLQNNLRRLLAYSSVANAGYMLIGLATMPTLANQPTTSSTIPFILQTSGHEALLVYLVAYGLMTIGAFAILAYLNHSERPVHTIEDLAGLAKTNPLPAALLAVCVVSMIGLPLTAGFVGKVLLFANALNTSATVPMHDMLSVLAIIGAINAAIAAGYYLKVLVAMYLRTAIEPVRTSGARHLLVVGGICASLTVFFGLYPKPLFQFAHWAFGM; encoded by the coding sequence GTGAGCATTGACGAAACCCTGCAACAGACATTTCGACTGGCCATACCAGAAGCCACCCTGGTCGGTGTCGCCTGCGTATTGTACCTGTTGGCAACCTGCAAAGTGGTTTCCAGACAACTGGCAGGCGTGGTTGCACTGGCTGGTCTTGGTGCCGCACTGATACTCGATCGTACCTTGACATTTCCAACGGAAATGATCCCCACCGTGGCACCGTTTCTGCCCAGCAACCTGGCCACTGCTGTGCGTTGGATTATGTGCATTTCTTCTGCCCTCTTGATATTGTTTGCATGGTCGGAAACTTCCGGCCATCGTGCCGCAGAATATTACGGCTCGTTATTAATTGCCACTGCGGGGGTCAGCCTGACGGCCAGTGCCAACGATCTGATTGCTCTGTTCCTGGCACTGGAAATGTTGAGCATCCCCACCTATGTGCTGTTGTTTCTGCATGGCAAAGATGTGGGCCGCACCAACGAAACGATGATCAAATACTTCATGCTGAGTATTTTTTCTTCCGGCCTGGCACTCTTTGGTCTCAGCTATCTGTATGGCATTTGCGGTAGCACCAACATTGCAGTTTTAAACAGCGTGGCACCAGTTGCCGTGTTGGCAGAACATCACACCACTGGCCTGATTGCTCTGGTCTTCATGCTGGCTGGGATCGGTTTTCGTATTACCGCCTTTCCTTTCCACTTTTACGCACCTGATGTCTATCAGGCGGGGCCCAGCGTTACGGTGGCATTCCTGGCTTTTGTCCCGAAAGTGGCTGGCTTCGTCGCACTGATCAAGTTAACCAGCTTTGCCGCTATTTCAGGAACTCAGGTGGGGCCGGAATTTCTTCGCAAAGCACTGCTGGTGCTTTGGGTGCTGGCCGTGGTAACGATGTTTGCTGGCAACTTCATGGCACTGCTGCAAAACAATCTTCGCCGATTGCTTGCCTATAGTTCTGTAGCCAATGCTGGTTACATGCTGATCGGTCTGGCAACAATGCCCACACTGGCGAACCAACCCACAACCTCCAGCACAATTCCATTCATTCTGCAAACCAGCGGGCACGAGGCGCTATTGGTTTATCTGGTTGCTTATGGGCTGATGACGATCGGTGCCTTCGCAATTCTTGCCTATCTGAACCACAGTGAGCGGCCTGTTCATACGATTGAAGACCTGGCTGGGCTGGCAAAAACAAATCCTCTTCCCGCTGCACTGCTTGCCGTGTGCGTCGTCAGCATGATTGGCTTGCCACTGACTGCTGGCTTTGTGGGTAAGGTGTTGTTGTTTGCGAACGCACTGAATACCAGCGCCACTGTGCCCATGCACGACATGCTGTCGGTGCTGGCCATCATTGGTGCCATCAATGCCGCGATTGCAGCAGGCTACTACCTGAAGGTGCTGGTTGCGATGTATCTGCGTACGGCCATCGAACCTGTGCGAACTTCTGGTGCACGCCACCTGCTGGTAGTGGGTGGTATCTGTGCCTCACTGACCGTCTTCTTTGGTCTCTATCCGAAGCCATTGTTTCAATTTGCCCACTGGGCCTTTGGAATGTAG
- a CDS encoding RluA family pseudouridine synthase — protein MISEDDLVDPDELFPPATGAVGEVIECEVKARSAGLRLDHYLAANYLSFSRSVLQKAIESGDITVNGKSVKASYKIRPADQIRIQFPPPDYDLPPPEDIPLDILYEDQWLAVINKPPNMVVHPAKGNWSGTLVNALQFHFTELSNANGTYRAGIVHRLDRDTSGVILVAKDTNVHRELGLMFEHRHVFKEYVAITYGEIDRDSDYIELRIKHHPSDRVKMCVTADRKDMQAKDACTFYEVVERFRGYSLVRVQPKTGRTHQIRVHLASIDCPVVADKLYSGRDQLKRSDLTQLLTNEEDTQIIDRQCLHAQRLRFTHPRLNQLMQFEAPIPNDMQRVLELLKAHRKPS, from the coding sequence ATGATTTCTGAAGACGACCTGGTGGATCCTGACGAGCTTTTCCCACCGGCCACGGGTGCCGTTGGAGAAGTGATTGAATGCGAAGTAAAGGCTCGCTCGGCTGGACTGCGTCTGGACCACTACCTTGCTGCTAATTATCTGTCGTTCAGCAGAAGTGTGCTGCAAAAAGCGATCGAATCGGGCGATATCACCGTCAATGGGAAATCGGTGAAGGCCAGTTACAAAATTCGCCCTGCGGATCAGATTCGGATTCAATTCCCCCCACCGGATTACGATTTGCCCCCACCGGAAGATATTCCGCTGGATATTCTGTACGAAGATCAGTGGCTGGCAGTCATTAACAAGCCACCGAACATGGTGGTTCACCCCGCCAAGGGCAATTGGTCGGGCACACTGGTGAATGCTCTGCAGTTCCATTTCACGGAATTGAGTAATGCCAACGGCACTTACCGTGCGGGAATTGTCCACCGTCTCGACCGCGATACCAGTGGGGTGATTCTGGTCGCCAAAGACACCAACGTTCACCGTGAACTGGGTCTGATGTTTGAGCACCGGCACGTTTTCAAGGAATACGTGGCAATTACCTATGGTGAAATCGACCGCGACAGCGATTATATTGAACTTCGGATCAAACACCACCCATCAGATCGTGTGAAGATGTGCGTCACCGCAGACCGCAAGGATATGCAGGCGAAGGATGCCTGCACCTTTTATGAAGTAGTTGAGCGGTTCCGTGGCTATTCTCTGGTACGTGTGCAGCCGAAGACGGGCAGGACGCACCAGATTCGCGTCCATCTGGCAAGCATCGACTGCCCGGTGGTGGCAGATAAGTTGTACAGTGGAAGGGACCAGTTAAAACGCTCTGATCTGACGCAACTTCTTACCAATGAGGAGGATACGCAGATTATTGACCGCCAGTGCCTGCACGCACAGCGACTGCGTTTTACCCACCCGCGTTTGAATCAGTTGATGCAGTTTGAAGCACCCATTCCGAATGATATGCAGCGGGTATTGGAATTATTAAAAGCCCACCGAAAACCAAGCTGA